Within Wyeomyia smithii strain HCP4-BCI-WySm-NY-G18 chromosome 2, ASM2978416v1, whole genome shotgun sequence, the genomic segment ATCCAAAACCGTCTTCGAACGGACGCTAACAGTTGCTGCGGACCACAGTGCAAATTTTCTTGGTGAGAGTGTAAAAGTATGTAAGCGGTTAGCATTGAGTTTCGCGGGAGCAAAATAGGATGCATGATATCGAAGCTTAGTTCCGATTGCTGCAGCCGTCCGCCCACCCTGACAAGGCCGTTTTCATCCAGGAACGGGTTGAGCTGGTGTAAAGGACTGCCACGATTTACTCCGTGGCCTGATTGTAACTGGCCAAGTTCTTCTGGGAAATAGCTCTTCTGTGTATGTTGCAGATATATTGTTAAAGCGAAGTCTATCTCTTCAGGACAGAGACGGGGCGAATCGCGGAACTCACGACGCCGAAATCGTAGCATTCTCGCAGTGATACGTAAAAGTAGTTGAAAATTAGGGTAGTAACGAGCCATCATGTCGTCCATAAACTGATTTTCATACGTTGTGAAACATGCTAATGCTACGCTGCTGCAGTTGGTACGTTGTTCTCGAGCAATTTGACGTCTTTCATTAGTATCCAGAGAGGGGGAAGCAAGCGATGTACTTGCTAGGTTCCAGTCCGGACCATGCCACCATAAAGTGTTGTGTTGTAGTTTCTCAGGAAATACTCCTCGTGAAATTAGATCAGCAGGATTTTCAGCGGTTCCCACATGATGCCAATTAATTGCAGGAAGATGAGCAGTAATCTCCGCGACTCTATTCGCAACAAAGGTTTTCCATCTGGCAGCGCCACCCGCCAACCAAGCTAAAACGACTTGCGAATCAGAAAAAGCGCGGATTTCATAAAATGTTGTCGTAGGGAGAGCCGCTCTCACGTTTGACATCAAGCGAGCTAGACTGACCGCTGCACGCAACTCTAGACGTGGTGTAGTCATACGGTTGTTGCCAATGGGTGCAAGTTTGGATTTTGCACATAATAAGTGTGACGACATATTACCGTCGTTGTCCAGGGCACGAACGTAAATACAAGCTCCCATTGCCACATCAGAAGCGTCGCAGTAGCCGTGCAGATAGAGTCGAGACCAGTTCTGTAAATGAATCACGCGTCGTGGTATCTGAAATAAATTGAGACGGGAGAAACTTTGCACCAACATCAACCAATCATGAACTAACTCACCGGGGGGAGTAGCATCCCATGCCACCTTCAACTCCCACATTCGCTGCATCACTAACTTTGCCTTCACGATTATTGGAGCAAGAAGGCCTAATGGATCGAATAGGCTGGCAATTTGTGAAAGGATTGCGCGTTTTGTGTGTTGAAGGATCTCTTTCGGATTGTAAGAGAAGTGGAACTCATCACTGCACGGCTGCCATTGCATTCCGAGGGCTTTGATGGAATTATTTCCACCTTCGTCGATTGAAATTTTTATCTCCAAATCTGCTTCTGGAACCGTCTCTAGAACAGCAGCACTATTTGATACCCATTTTCGCAGGTGGAATCCTCCAGCAGCAAACATTTCTGTAAGCTGTTCCCGTAGCATTATTGCTTCCTTTTCGGACGAAGCACCGGTTAAAATATCGTCGACGTAGATTCCTTTCTCGGCTTTCTCTACTGCCTCTggatattttaatttaaacgAATCCAAGAGCTGCTGAACGCATTTTGTGGCCAGATAAGAAGCACTTTTAGTGCCAAACGTTACTGTGTTTAAGCGGTACTCTTTTACTGGTTCTTCCTTTGACCACCTCCACAGAATTTTGAGAAAGTCGCGATCATTTTCATGCAGCCAAACCATACGGTACATCTGTTTCGCATCACCAGCAAGTACGACAGGTGGAAAACGAAAGCGTAGCAAAATGTTTATTAATGAGTCCTGGATTACTGGGCCACACATAAGAGTGTCATTCAAAGAGAGTCCATTCGAAGTTTTAGCCGAAGCATCAAAAACCACTCGGCATTTTGTGGTTGAACTGGTGGTTTTAATCACACAGTGGTGGGGGAGATATACACTTTTTTCGGGTGAGTTGCTTTCTTCCACTAATGACATGTGGCCGAGATCAATGTAATCACGAATGAATTCATGGTACTCAGCTTTCAGAGATGGATTTCGGTCTAACTTTCTTTCGATGTGGTAAAATCTTCTCTCTGCAATTTGCCTTGATTCTCCTAATTCATTCGGGTCTGACAGAAACGGGAGCCGTACTACAAATTTACCGCACTCATCGCGAATAGTATTCTCTGCAAAATGTTTCTCACAACGTTGTTCCTCATCAGTGAGGTGGTGATCGTTTGAAGTGTACTCCTCTATCTCCCAGAACCTTTGCAGTTGCTGAGAAAGATCATCTTCGGCGGAGATTAGCAAACAGGTTGGAGAGTGAGAGTCAACAGATGGCTTAGGCTCGTGATAACGGCCGGCTATCACCCAGCCGAGCTTGGTGTTCTGTAGTGTGGGTAAACTGTTGTCTGGACTGAGAATAATTTGGCCGGGCTCGAGCAACTGGAAGAATATTTCAGTGCCGAGAAGTACATCTACTTTACCCGGGCGGTGGAAGAGTGGATCCGCCAGGGGTATGGAGTGGGGAATAGGCCAATCCTTAATAATTGCTGGTTTGCAGGGGAGAAATTTCGTTATTCTCTCCAACACAAGGCAGGGCACGGAGGTTTGATAGTTCGTGCAGCGAGATGTGATAACGATGTCTGCAAATCGATCTGCGTGAGCGGTAGCTGACGAGATGCCTTCCAGATCCACATTAGCATGCGAGGTGTCGAGACCAAGCTGCTTACGGAGGCTATCGCTTATAAAGTTAACTTGCGATGCGCTATCCAAAATTGCGCGACAGGCATGAGGATGCCCTTTTTTATCTAGGACGTTAATAGCAACGGTAGCGAGGAGGACATTAGCTGACCCACGGCCGCCAGCAGAATCTAGTGCAGAAATAAACGATTGAGCGGATTGTTGCTGATTACTTGGAGATCCTGCCATGTTTTGTGTTGTTGGTGGATGCAGCAAAGTGTGATGTGGAAAGTTACATTTTCTACACGTACCACCTTTGCAGCTGCTACCGGGATGTGTTTTGAGACAGTTTCGGCACAATTTTAATCGGTTTACTTGAGCTAGTCGTTCGTGATAGCTCATGTGGATGAATTTGCCGCACTGAAATAGGTGATGATACTGTGCTGAGCAGACATCACAAAATGTGGGGTTTGTGGTGACGAATGTAGTTGCTCCTCTAGTGGGAAATTTTGCGGGTTGTTTTACAGGTACGAATGCTTTAGGTTTAATAGGATGCGACGATTGCAAAGCGAAACTTCTTGCTTCAACAAATTTTAGAAAACGCGTTAGGGTAATCTCTTCTTCCTTCATTTCGGAAATCTTTTGACACCATAGCTGCTTGGTATCTGGATCCACCTTTTCGCTCAATATAAAAAGCAACCATGTATCACGGTCCTCTCTAGCCATGGCTTTGAGCGCTCGGAGAACTTCATCTGACACGTCATGCAGTGCTCGCAAGCCACTAGCAGAGGCAAACGAAAGCGGTGGTTGCGATAGAAATCGTTGTATATGCTTGTTCGCTATTTCACGGGGTTTATCATACCGGGATGCCAATTTTTCTAGAGCAGGTTTATAATTCGCGTCTTCGATTTTGAGATGTGAAATTAAAGAAGCCGCTTCTCCCGCGAGGTTGGTTTTCAAGAAGTAAAGTTTTTGGCTATCTTTTAGCGTTGGATTTTGCTCGACCAAGCTATCAAATAGATCCTTAAACGACTGCCACTCGAGATAGTCTCCACTAAATTTAGGGATATTCACCTGGGGCAACTTCAGGTCCGGGAGTCGAGATGCATCGGGAGGCATGACGGCCGCATGTATTGCAGGCGAAACCATGTTAGCGGACATGATGCGAAGAAATTCGGCTTGCTGATCTGCTAATTGCTTGATGACATCTTGCTGCGAGGGCACAGGGGGAGTAGCCTGGTCGCgatttttaactattttcaacAACTTTAATAATCGGGTTTTCAGACCGAGGTAGCAACTTTCAAACTTTCCTTGACGGCTCATGGCTTCGTCGTAAGCACTATCCTCTTCGCACAGGTCCAAAATTTTCTTATGTACGCCGCAAAAGGCCATCCACACTTCACTCAGAGCATCTAACTCAGTTTGCAAGTCAATTTCGTCGACCGCTTCTGGTCGGATTTTTTCCACTATTTCCGAAATGCGCTTCAGGCGGGGTTCTAATGATTTACGTTCGCGGATAAGTCGATCCATCTTGGTGGATTTCGCGCACTTTTTGTCCAAATGTCTCTTCTTTAGATCAAACTCTCTTCGGATCACTATTATGCCGATCGGCAGAAGCACTATTTAGCGGCAACGGGGCCAATTCACGGGCACTAGCGATCACTTTCTACGCGGTTCCGGGCGAAACTTTTCGcaatccggttcgaaggaccataTGAATCTGCGAGAACTTTGGTTGTAACGCGGGTAACTATCGCAATCGAACGAACGAACAGCCAACGGTTTAAAATGGATTTCGGAAGATATAATAATCAGGTGTTATCTTTAACAATTTAACTCGACTCTATTCTAATATTGGCGGGGATTGGGTTTTTATAGGATTTATAACAATGAGCAATGTAGTTAAGAGAGGGAGAGAGCTGGTTATGGCGCCAATTATGTAGCGATGCACTTTCGTCGCGCGGGAAACGATTTATACCACTCTCGATCGAAGATTGTAGGGTGGCTCGACGTTGCGGCGCCAACAGACACTTTCAGCACTTTGATTTCCCAAATTGATTGGCAGTTTTTGGAGAGCCAAAAACCAAAATCTTCATGGTCCAACACTCGCTTGCGGCAGCTTAAACGACAGCGGTCGTCGGCGTTGCGCAAGTATTGCAAAATGCTAAACCCGTCAATGAAACATACATTCAATCTCGCTAGTAGTAGTTCCTATCGAATTTATAATCACTACTTGTACAGAAGATATactcaaaaaatcacaggagggttgtgtgcaaagccacgactgcaaggttgaagtagaatacttttacacagctctacttacggctgtacattaacctacggccgggcgaatcggttcgcgccgcttttcgcgtttagcctggcagagagGCCTAGTgggcacggccaacacaatagaaaggtgttttcacattgaaaattagacacggatttactggagtaagtgttggcaaatgcatctaccgctaataccgccgctatcgtacgaaagcgcgtcgtttcatgtggggaataatatcaacatcGAAAAacgacgcgcgtctaagcacacccgaactgtttcgccgtgccgcttccatttactccttataacatcggacttagggaagtaccggctgcacctaccgctgaggctgttaccatactgctactggtacggGTACCCAaggctattaactcttcaaactaagtgttttatttgttctcaaaagaacaattgtttaattacatatcggatataatgcaatcgcatctctgtaatattaccgacaataatattcttctgaacaaaatgatccaaattttccattagagggagtgccggctgatgtacgccaaaaatctcgcccgatcgctcgcgttagcgttcagcctagcagaggcctgagacgtggtgaccaaccacagggctagtgatttgtttaatttgaaggcagccacaggcgcagcccgctgctattgtctgttactgctgactcactgctgagtgctga encodes:
- the LOC129720463 gene encoding uncharacterized protein LOC129720463 codes for the protein MDRLIRERKSLEPRLKRISEIVEKIRPEAVDEIDLQTELDALSEVWMAFCGVHKKILDLCEEDSAYDEAMSRQGKFESCYLGLKTRLLKLLKIVKNRDQATPPVPSQQDVIKQLADQQAEFLRIMSANMVSPAIHAAVMPPDASRLPDLKLPQVNIPKFSGDYLEWQSFKDLFDSLVEQNPTLKDSQKLYFLKTNLAGEAASLISHLKIEDANYKPALEKLASRYDKPREIANKHIQRFLSQPPLSFASASGLRALHDVSDEVLRALKAMAREDRDTWLLFILSEKVDPDTKQLWCQKISEMKEEEITLTRFLKFVEARSFALQSSHPIKPKAFVPVKQPAKFPTRGATTFVTTNPTFCDVCSAQYHHLFQCGKFIHMSYHERLAQVNRLKLCRNCLKTHPGSSCKGGTCRKCNFPHHTLLHPPTTQNMAGSPSNQQQSAQSFISALDSAGGRGSANVLLATVAINVLDKKGHPHACRAILDSASQVNFISDSLRKQLGLDTSHANVDLEGISSATAHADRFADIVITSRCTNYQTSVPCLVLERITKFLPCKPAIIKDWPIPHSIPLADPLFHRPGKVDVLLGTEIFFQLLEPGQIILSPDNSLPTLQNTKLGWVIAGRYHEPKPSVDSHSPTCLLISAEDDLSQQLQRFWEIEEYTSNDHHLTDEEQRCEKHFAENTIRDECGKFVVRLPFLSDPNELGESRQIAERRFYHIERKLDRNPSLKAEYHEFIRDYIDLGHMSLVEESNSPEKSVYLPHHCVIKTTSSTTKCRVVFDASAKTSNGLSLNDTLMCGPVIQDSLINILLRFRFPPVVLAGDAKQMYRMVWLHENDRDFLKILWRWSKEEPVKEYRLNTVTFGTKSASYLATKCVQQLLDSFKLKYPEAVEKAEKGIYVDDILTGASSEKEAIMLREQLTEMFAAGGFHLRKWVSNSAAVLETVPEADLEIKISIDEGGNNSIKALGMQWQPCSDEFHFSYNPKEILQHTKRAILSQIASLFDPLGLLAPIIVKAKLVMQRMWELKVAWDATPPGELVHDWLMLVQSFSRLNLFQIPRRVIHLQNWSRLYLHGYCDASDVAMGACIYVRALDNDGNMSSHLLCAKSKLAPIGNNRMTTPRLELRAAVSLARLMSNVRAALPTTTFYEIRAFSDSQVVLAWLAGGAARWKTFVANRVAEITAHLPAINWHHVGTAENPADLISRGVFPEKLQHNTLWWHGPDWNLASTSLASPSLDTNERRQIAREQRTNCSSVALACFTTYENQFMDDMMARYYPNFQLLLRITARMLRFRRREFRDSPRLCPEEIDFALTIYLQHTQKSYFPEELGQLQSGHGVNRGSPLHQLNPFLDENGLVRVGGRLQQSELSFDIMHPILLPRNSMLTAYILLHSHQENLHCGPQQLLASVRRRFWILRGISAARKVCRNCVVCNRTRPARIMQQMGQLPADRLQPLPPFSITGVDYAGPVNILSRRTRGAVPSKGYIALFICFGTRAVHLEAVSDLSVSAFLAAFTRFTSRYGVPNKMYSDNATNFRGAAKLLRQLYEQIAVNEGSGELQDFLTNKGVQWLFIPARSPHHGGLWEAGVKVAKTFLNKIGNYNYTFEELSTFLAQVAACMNSRPISAISDDPTDPQPLTPAHFLIGRALDALPEINHSEQQIGSLSRWNYVQRVAQDFRARWQSEYILSLQKLAKWQKSSPNLAEGDFVLLVGENEKPQQWPMGRVLQLHPGTDGLVRVVSVKTSTGVFRRDVRKLRHFPLDVDEFVAGRNGAEITNRNLVGGLCWRRNVEPPYNLRSRVV